TGCTGAGCTACCAATCCAAGCGACATCTGCCGCCGTCGGTGCTGCTCATACTGCCGTGGATGCAACCATCACTGTGTTAGCCCAACGTGCGCAGACAAGCGCAGTCAAATCTGCCGTGGCGGGCACCCAGTTCGCGATGACTGACGCTGCTGGTGCGCAGCAAGTCGCCGCCATCAGTGCCTCGCTATCCCAGCTGTAACCAGTGCCGGGGGCCGGTAGTGTCGGGGTGCCGTCGCTCTCGGAGATCCGAGCCTGGGACGTCACGCATCTAGAAAACGCAGCCAGGGACTGGACAGCTACTGCCGAGCATTGGGAGTCTTCATTTAGCTCGATTCATCGAGCTACCGTGTCGCCGGGCGGGACGGTGTGGGAGGGCGTCGCCGCCGAGGCGGCCCAAGGAAGAGCCTTCGCTGACCTGGTACAGGTACGAGGGCTCGCCGACGTGCTGCACGAATCCGCCGCGATCGCACGCCGGGGAGCGGACACTCTCGATTCCGCCAAACGCAGCGTGCTCGATGCGGTCGAGGAAGCCAGCAGCGCCGGATACGTTGTGGGCGAAGACCTTTCGGTAACGCCGCCGCGGGGCGGCGTGGCGGCTCAGGCCCAAGCCCAAGCCCAAGCCCAAGTCTACGTCGCCAGCATCCAAGATCGCGCCGCACAGCTGATCGCCCACGACCAAGCAATCGCCGCCAAAATCACCACCGCCAGCGCACCTCTAAACAGAGTCACTTTCGCCGAACCGCAAGCGCCACCCGTGGCTCGGGCGCTCGACGCCGGTTTCAAGCTGGACAAGGAGTGGGACCCCTACACTGACCAACCCGCGCACGGGCCCTTCGAGCCAGTCACGCCTGCACCACCGCAGTACGATCCGAAAACCGGAACCGTCCAAGGCGGCGGGGGCGGCGGTGG
The DNA window shown above is from Mycobacterium sp. Aquia_216 and carries:
- a CDS encoding ribonuclease domain-containing protein, which produces MWEGVAAEAAQGRAFADLVQVRGLADVLHESAAIARRGADTLDSAKRSVLDAVEEASSAGYVVGEDLSVTPPRGGVAAQAQAQAQAQVYVASIQDRAAQLIAHDQAIAAKITTASAPLNRVTFAEPQAPPVARALDAGFKLDKEWDPYTDQPAHGPFEPVTPAPPQYDPKTGTVQGGGGGGGPIGGKGDLGAGGGAQPLIPKNARDVLQQVDAGKWPGSANAPGTKGGSAFENTPPPGRPPLLPVTDASGKPITYQEWDVNPKVPGQGRDEERIITGSDGSAWYTNDHYGTFHRMR